In uncultured Draconibacterium sp., one genomic interval encodes:
- a CDS encoding GDP-L-fucose synthase, translating to MNKEAKIYIAGHKGLVGSAIWKNFQSKGYKNLIGRSLEELDLMNQQAVADFFEQEKPEYVVLAAAKVGGIIANNTYRGQFIYENLQIQNNVIHQSYVHDVKKLLFLGSTCIYPKQAPQPMPENCLLTDTLEYTNEPYAIAKIAGLKMCESYNLQYGTNFISVMPTNLYGPNDNFNLETSHVLPAMVRKIHLSKCLQDNNWEAIREDLNRRPVEGTNGKADQEEILGILSKYGIKAEQANSEISSSQSLNVSLDLWGTGKPMREFLWSEDMADACVFLMENRNFEDVKAECDGAVINTHINIGTGKEISIRQLSEVIQNEIGFQGTINFDTTKPDGTMRKLTDPSKLHRLGWKHNIELEEGIKLMYEHYLRG from the coding sequence ATGAATAAAGAAGCAAAAATATACATAGCCGGCCACAAAGGCCTTGTAGGATCGGCCATTTGGAAAAATTTTCAAAGTAAAGGTTATAAAAATCTGATTGGACGGAGCCTGGAAGAACTGGACCTGATGAACCAGCAGGCGGTAGCCGATTTTTTTGAACAGGAAAAACCCGAATATGTAGTTCTGGCAGCGGCGAAAGTGGGAGGCATAATTGCTAACAATACTTATCGCGGGCAATTCATTTACGAAAACCTGCAGATACAGAATAATGTTATTCACCAGTCATACGTCCATGACGTAAAAAAACTGTTGTTTTTGGGATCTACCTGTATTTATCCCAAACAGGCTCCTCAGCCCATGCCGGAGAATTGCCTGTTAACCGATACACTGGAGTACACCAATGAGCCTTATGCCATTGCCAAGATCGCAGGATTAAAAATGTGCGAGTCCTACAACCTGCAATACGGCACCAATTTTATCTCGGTGATGCCGACTAACCTGTACGGTCCAAATGATAATTTTAACCTGGAGACCTCACATGTTTTGCCGGCCATGGTACGTAAGATCCATTTATCAAAATGCCTGCAAGACAACAATTGGGAAGCGATCCGCGAAGACCTGAACCGTCGTCCTGTTGAAGGCACAAACGGCAAAGCTGATCAGGAGGAGATCCTTGGAATCCTGTCCAAATACGGCATTAAGGCCGAACAAGCAAATAGTGAAATCTCATCTTCTCAAAGTCTCAACGTCTCTCTCGACCTCTGGGGAACCGGCAAACCCATGCGCGAATTCCTGTGGTCGGAAGACATGGCCGATGCCTGCGTATTTTTGATGGAGAACCGAAACTTTGAGGATGTAAAAGCCGAATGTGATGGCGCAGTCATCAATACCCATATCAACATTGGAACGGGTAAGGAAATATCAATCAGACAGCTTTCTGAAGTTATTCAGAACGAGATCGGTTTTCAGGGGACCATAAATTTTGACACAACAAAACCCGATGGAACCATGCGAAAACTAACCGATCCATCCAAGTTACATCGACTGGGGTGGAAACACAATATTGAATTGGAAGAAGGGATCAAATTAATGTACGAACATTACCTGAGAGGTTAA
- the gmd gene encoding GDP-mannose 4,6-dehydratase — protein MTQKVALITGITGQDGGYLAEYLLKKGYIVHGIKRRTSLLNTDRIDHLYQDPHVENRNLILHYGDLTDSMNLTKIIQEVQPDEIYNLAAMSHVKVSFDTPEYVANADGIGTLRILEAVRLLGLTKKSRIYQASTSELYGLVQEVPQSEKTPFYPRSPYAVAKMYAYWITVNYREAYNMHASNGILFNHESPQRGETFVTRKVTRAMSRIALGLQEKVFMGNLSSKRDWGHAKDYIKAMYLILQQDQPDDYVIATGITTTIRDFIKMAGAEVGMEITFEGEGVEEIGLLTAIDEKLFTEKVGEKYLPALKERLSSPQSHNGQLVGVDSMYFRPTEVDLLIGDPSKSKTVLGWIPKYDLQSLIADMMQSDIKLMKKESYLKEGGYQIMNYFE, from the coding sequence ATGACACAAAAAGTAGCCCTGATAACAGGAATCACCGGACAGGACGGTGGTTATTTGGCAGAATACCTGCTAAAAAAAGGATACATTGTTCATGGAATCAAACGCCGTACATCACTGTTAAACACCGACCGTATTGACCACCTTTACCAGGATCCCCATGTAGAGAACCGCAACCTGATATTACACTATGGCGACCTCACCGACAGTATGAACCTTACCAAGATCATCCAGGAGGTTCAACCCGATGAGATCTATAACCTGGCGGCGATGAGCCACGTAAAGGTAAGCTTCGATACTCCGGAATATGTAGCTAATGCTGATGGTATCGGCACATTACGTATTCTGGAAGCAGTTCGGTTATTGGGTCTTACGAAGAAATCACGCATTTATCAGGCGTCTACATCCGAATTGTATGGTCTGGTGCAGGAAGTGCCGCAAAGCGAAAAGACGCCGTTCTACCCGCGCTCGCCCTATGCCGTAGCCAAAATGTATGCCTACTGGATTACTGTAAACTACCGCGAGGCTTATAACATGCACGCCAGTAATGGTATTCTGTTTAATCATGAAAGTCCGCAACGCGGAGAGACCTTTGTTACCCGTAAGGTAACACGTGCCATGAGCCGTATTGCCCTTGGTCTACAGGAAAAAGTATTTATGGGCAATCTGTCGAGTAAACGCGACTGGGGACATGCCAAAGACTACATCAAAGCCATGTACCTCATCCTTCAACAAGACCAGCCGGATGACTACGTAATTGCCACCGGTATTACCACCACTATTCGCGACTTTATAAAGATGGCTGGTGCGGAAGTAGGTATGGAAATTACTTTTGAAGGTGAAGGTGTTGAAGAAATAGGCCTGCTAACCGCTATAGATGAAAAACTATTCACCGAGAAAGTGGGGGAAAAATACCTGCCAGCCTTAAAAGAACGCCTCTCATCGCCACAAAGTCACAATGGCCAATTAGTCGGCGTAGATTCAATGTATTTCCGTCCAACCGAGGTGGACCTTCTAATCGGCGATCCTTCAAAATCAAAAACTGTATTGGGTTGGATACCAAAATACGACCTTCAAAGTCTAATTGCTGACATGATGCAAAGTGATATTAAACTGATGAAAAAAGAAAGCTACCTTAAAGAAGGTGGGTATCAGATTATGAATTATTTTGAATAA
- a CDS encoding glycosyltransferase: MIFVTVGTQAPFDRLIKLVDEWAKSSEVECFAQTSKGSYTPKYIEHKEFLTEQEFNKVFAKASVIISHAGMGTIISSLREGKTLLTFPRLAKYKEHRNDHQLATTKAFSQKGYIYPIFTEKHLKEHLSRLNELRCLKRIGDQANDDLLTFLRDI; encoded by the coding sequence ATGATTTTTGTAACTGTTGGGACACAAGCCCCTTTTGATCGTCTCATTAAATTAGTTGACGAATGGGCAAAAAGCTCAGAAGTTGAATGTTTTGCTCAAACCAGCAAAGGCAGTTATACTCCGAAATATATCGAACATAAGGAGTTTTTAACAGAACAAGAATTTAACAAGGTGTTTGCAAAAGCATCTGTTATTATAAGTCACGCTGGTATGGGAACAATTATCTCAAGTCTGCGAGAAGGCAAGACGTTACTAACATTTCCTCGTTTAGCTAAGTATAAAGAACATAGAAACGATCATCAACTAGCAACTACAAAAGCATTCTCTCAAAAAGGCTACATCTATCCAATATTTACCGAAAAACATTTGAAAGAACATTTAAGCAGGCTAAATGAGTTGCGATGTTTAAAAAGAATCGGAGACCAGGCAAATGATGATCTTCTTACATTCCTCCGTGATATCTGA
- a CDS encoding oligosaccharide flippase family protein, whose translation MSSSHKQILKTTGLIASVQVIQIIFNIIRNKALAIIVGPAGFGIWSLYKSFIQMATEFSVLGMHKSAVKEIAQNSDNQPNRDQVIDVFRLSIIVLSFGIFIISIVYCKSISYYIFESKDHYFGIMVTGLTVFLTNLSNANIATLNGLRELKGLAISQIIGAIIGSLAAILLVLLLGKQGIPLFILMVAIVTAVSTSYFVKRLKLKYSVPTKHSIKKHLPALLKVGMGFCISAIIASSMTFMSRKFLISFFDLKAVGIYQSCWSISNMYIGMILGAMGVDLMPRLAKVIHDDKKTSIALNEQVEFSILLGSFGIIILLIFSPLVLNFFYSSEFNEGITIIKWQLLGVGLRLLAFPFSYVIMTKEKSFQYIAAQATFWVLDYLLVIVISKYLGFKYLGINFLIAYLLYYSVTFIFARKLINFKYSKRAIILIVLCFTMIIIAFFISKLSYPSNYIIGSILILSNSYVLFFVLKRYLQIDISSILRKLTGKQ comes from the coding sequence ATGAGTTCTTCCCATAAACAAATATTAAAAACAACAGGGTTAATTGCCAGTGTCCAGGTAATTCAAATAATATTTAATATTATAAGGAATAAGGCTCTTGCAATCATAGTGGGGCCAGCTGGATTTGGAATTTGGTCACTATACAAGTCATTCATTCAAATGGCAACAGAGTTCTCTGTATTGGGAATGCATAAAAGCGCCGTCAAAGAAATTGCACAGAATTCAGATAATCAACCCAATAGAGACCAAGTTATTGATGTTTTCAGATTATCAATAATTGTTTTATCGTTTGGTATTTTTATAATTAGTATTGTTTATTGTAAAAGCATCTCCTACTACATCTTTGAATCCAAAGATCATTACTTTGGAATAATGGTTACTGGCTTAACTGTATTTCTCACTAATCTTTCAAATGCTAACATAGCCACTCTTAATGGACTTCGAGAACTAAAAGGGCTTGCAATAAGTCAAATTATAGGTGCCATCATTGGATCATTGGCAGCTATTCTTCTTGTATTGCTTCTTGGGAAACAAGGGATTCCCCTTTTTATCCTTATGGTCGCGATAGTAACGGCTGTATCGACTTCCTATTTTGTAAAAAGACTTAAACTCAAATATTCTGTTCCGACAAAGCACAGTATAAAAAAACATCTCCCAGCATTACTAAAAGTTGGTATGGGTTTTTGTATTTCAGCAATTATAGCTTCATCAATGACTTTTATGTCTCGAAAATTTCTTATTAGTTTTTTTGATTTAAAAGCAGTAGGAATTTATCAATCCTGTTGGAGTATTTCAAACATGTATATTGGCATGATTTTAGGAGCAATGGGAGTAGATTTAATGCCAAGGCTGGCCAAAGTAATTCATGACGATAAAAAAACGTCAATTGCTCTCAACGAGCAAGTTGAATTTTCAATACTATTGGGATCATTTGGGATTATTATATTACTTATTTTCTCACCACTAGTTTTAAATTTCTTTTATTCATCAGAGTTTAATGAAGGTATTACTATTATTAAATGGCAATTACTTGGTGTAGGTTTAAGACTTTTAGCCTTCCCGTTCTCCTATGTCATAATGACAAAAGAAAAATCCTTTCAGTACATTGCTGCGCAAGCAACTTTTTGGGTTCTTGATTATTTATTGGTCATTGTAATTTCAAAATATTTAGGGTTTAAGTACTTAGGAATAAATTTTTTAATTGCCTATCTCTTATATTATTCTGTAACATTTATTTTTGCTCGAAAATTAATTAATTTTAAATATTCAAAAAGAGCCATCATACTTATTGTATTGTGTTTCACCATGATTATAATAGCATTCTTCATCTCAAAATTATCGTATCCATCCAATTATATTATTGGATCTATACTAATTTTATCAAATAGTTACGTTCTTTTCTTTGTTTTAAAAAGATATTTACAAATTGATATCAGTAGCATACTGAGAAAATTGACAGGTAAGCAATAA
- a CDS encoding serine acetyltransferase has product MKVLLYIINIPRLLFAYLVYTLEKNTISSDLNSFLSYGDRAQKFSKSNLLAFINLLIFHKEYRNILTLRLSGWKKILIYLLFPRLDSLYITTKSKDIGYGILIVHGFSTIINAKKIGENCQIYQQVTIGHGNGGKPIIGNNVRIYAGAIIIGGITVGDNVTIGAGTVVTKSIPANTTVVGSSFRELGIRS; this is encoded by the coding sequence ATGAAAGTACTTCTCTATATCATAAACATTCCTCGTTTATTGTTTGCATATTTAGTTTATACATTAGAAAAAAACACAATATCCTCAGATTTAAATTCATTCCTGAGTTATGGGGATAGGGCTCAAAAATTCTCAAAGAGTAACTTGCTTGCCTTCATTAATCTGTTGATTTTCCACAAGGAATATCGAAATATTTTAACATTACGATTATCAGGCTGGAAGAAAATATTAATATATCTTCTATTCCCTAGGCTTGATTCATTATATATCACCACTAAAAGTAAAGACATTGGATATGGCATTCTTATAGTCCATGGTTTCTCAACTATAATTAACGCGAAAAAAATTGGTGAAAATTGTCAGATCTACCAGCAAGTTACAATTGGCCATGGTAATGGAGGAAAACCAATTATTGGGAATAATGTTCGGATTTATGCTGGAGCTATTATAATAGGTGGAATTACTGTGGGGGATAACGTAACTATAGGTGCCGGTACTGTTGTTACCAAAAGCATCCCCGCAAATACAACTGTTGTTGGTTCATCTTTTAGAGAACTAGGGATTCGTTCCTGA
- a CDS encoding acyltransferase: MLEEIVWKIKLITYYLIISKLPHSRLLGTSNKLRVWYLSKILHICPFDPNTKIENNIYISDGKELKIGNYCRINEDVFLQGSVQIGNFVMIAPNVTIHSSTHNYENTEIPMVKQGLSDNKKVIIEDDVWIGRNVVILPGLRIGQGSIVAANAVVNKNVEPYSVIGGVPAKLIKKRK; this comes from the coding sequence ATGTTAGAAGAAATTGTCTGGAAAATAAAGCTGATTACTTATTATCTTATTATAAGTAAATTACCTCATTCTCGTCTTTTGGGCACATCAAATAAATTAAGAGTATGGTATTTGTCCAAAATATTACATATATGTCCCTTTGATCCAAATACTAAAATTGAGAATAATATATATATATCAGATGGTAAGGAGTTAAAAATTGGGAATTATTGTCGAATAAATGAAGATGTATTTTTACAAGGTTCTGTTCAGATTGGGAATTTTGTAATGATTGCACCTAATGTAACTATTCATAGTTCGACACATAATTATGAGAATACAGAAATTCCAATGGTAAAGCAAGGTTTATCGGATAATAAAAAGGTAATAATTGAGGATGATGTTTGGATCGGTCGTAATGTCGTAATATTGCCAGGCTTAAGAATTGGTCAAGGTAGCATTGTAGCAGCAAATGCAGTAGTAAATAAAAATGTAGAACCATATTCCGTTATAGGTGGAGTACCTGCAAAACTTATAAAAAAAAGAAAATGA
- a CDS encoding glycosyltransferase family 4 protein, which translates to MDHIVHINFSITTGGIDTMLMDIMNQQIKFNKTSLVVINSKIEETVLKKLDKRITVYRIGRTEGSFSLWSILKLNIIIWCIKPSILHCHNANIARVIFNSIPKLLTVHDIGYPVKEYKKYNLICAISNAVNQDIKKKDNSIPVKTVYNGIDARCIKTGRQHTKSSKFKIVVISRLEHIKKGQDLIIKALEKVLEQNLQFEIIVDFIGAGNSKEYLGKMIHEANLQEHIFLLGEQTRDTIHNKLQSYDLLIQPSRYEGFGLTIIEAMFAKVPVLASNIDGPNEIIGNGNYGYLFKSEDINDLAEKICELYNLYMTNYKEYIKKTNMAYLYVKENFDIKNTAANYLNCYHSLIEKQ; encoded by the coding sequence ATGGATCATATTGTACACATTAACTTCTCTATAACGACAGGAGGAATAGATACTATGTTAATGGATATTATGAATCAACAGATAAAATTCAATAAAACATCACTAGTCGTTATAAATTCGAAAATAGAAGAAACTGTCTTAAAAAAACTTGATAAAAGGATAACAGTTTATCGAATCGGAAGAACGGAAGGTTCATTTTCGCTCTGGTCCATTTTAAAACTCAACATAATTATATGGTGTATTAAACCTTCTATACTTCATTGCCATAATGCAAACATTGCCAGAGTGATCTTTAATTCAATACCAAAATTATTAACCGTTCATGATATAGGTTATCCAGTAAAAGAGTATAAAAAATATAATTTAATTTGTGCAATATCGAATGCAGTTAATCAGGATATAAAAAAGAAAGATAATTCTATTCCTGTAAAAACTGTTTACAATGGTATAGATGCTCGTTGTATTAAAACAGGACGGCAACATACGAAATCTTCAAAATTTAAAATAGTTGTTATTAGCAGATTGGAACATATAAAGAAAGGACAAGACCTGATAATAAAGGCACTTGAGAAAGTACTTGAGCAAAACCTACAATTCGAAATTATAGTTGACTTCATCGGAGCTGGTAATTCAAAAGAGTATCTGGGGAAAATGATTCATGAAGCAAATTTACAGGAACATATATTCCTTTTAGGAGAACAAACCCGGGACACAATTCATAATAAACTGCAAAGTTATGATTTACTTATCCAACCGTCAAGATATGAGGGCTTTGGCTTGACTATTATAGAAGCCATGTTTGCTAAAGTACCTGTTCTTGCTTCAAATATTGACGGACCAAATGAGATCATTGGTAATGGAAATTATGGCTACTTATTTAAAAGTGAAGACATTAACGATTTGGCCGAAAAAATATGTGAATTATATAACCTTTATATGACCAACTATAAGGAATACATAAAAAAAACAAATATGGCTTACTTATATGTTAAAGAAAATTTTGATATTAAAAATACAGCTGCCAATTATCTAAATTGTTATCATAGTCTCATTGAAAAGCAATAG
- a CDS encoding O-antigen polymerase, which yields MKRFLLFILLFSVLVSGIKFFDLIILTTTLANSLYLASIGTIILYLILSIRFKVKLTTFDKGILVFYLGLIINIFVMLLYSNLTLYKTFFGTLNLLGFFFYFFLKRLKPDTKTVLQIIIVLSFIVSILMLAQQVVKPFPLFNHLLEHENFLVQRGTVRARIPGMAFVVISCLYYIELYFQKFKLKHIILSLFFYVIIILQGFRSITLAISLCIFILYFSSIKKRSFFSVRNLQFILILLIAVIGILQIPYIQGIINGILEAQKNTVEIGSENIRINAAIYYLIEIKKHLWMYITGNGLALPFKTPDGLFAVDLGIWGFYSLAGLVPTIGLLWLLWKGYCLSPDKFMKLFFLYMLMNAFLFNAEVLRTGIFYIYSVMFYLLEEKNSNLNDHHKY from the coding sequence ATGAAAAGATTTCTTCTTTTTATTTTATTATTTTCGGTTCTTGTTTCAGGAATCAAATTCTTTGACTTAATTATTTTGACCACGACACTTGCAAATTCATTATATCTTGCAAGTATAGGAACAATCATACTTTACCTCATTCTATCCATCAGATTCAAGGTCAAACTCACAACATTCGACAAAGGGATATTAGTTTTTTACTTGGGACTAATCATTAATATATTTGTCATGTTGCTATATAGCAATTTGACCTTATACAAAACATTCTTTGGCACCTTAAATCTGCTAGGATTCTTTTTCTACTTTTTTTTAAAAAGATTAAAACCTGACACAAAAACAGTTCTCCAAATAATAATTGTTTTAAGTTTCATTGTCTCCATTTTAATGTTGGCACAACAAGTAGTAAAGCCATTTCCGCTATTTAATCATTTACTGGAACATGAAAACTTTTTGGTACAACGAGGAACAGTACGAGCGAGAATCCCCGGAATGGCTTTTGTCGTAATTTCGTGCCTTTATTATATTGAATTATACTTTCAAAAATTTAAACTAAAGCATATCATCTTATCCTTGTTCTTTTATGTGATAATAATTCTTCAAGGATTTCGTTCAATAACCTTAGCCATATCATTGTGTATATTTATATTGTACTTTAGTTCTATTAAAAAAAGATCATTTTTTTCTGTACGAAATTTACAATTTATCTTAATACTCCTAATCGCAGTTATAGGAATCCTTCAAATACCATATATTCAGGGAATTATTAATGGAATATTAGAAGCTCAAAAGAATACTGTGGAAATTGGATCAGAAAATATTCGGATAAATGCAGCCATATACTATTTGATAGAAATTAAAAAGCATTTATGGATGTACATTACTGGAAATGGCTTAGCCCTTCCCTTTAAAACACCCGATGGATTATTTGCAGTGGATCTAGGAATCTGGGGATTTTATTCTTTGGCAGGTTTGGTTCCTACTATAGGTTTGCTTTGGTTATTATGGAAAGGTTATTGTTTATCACCCGATAAGTTTATGAAACTTTTCTTTTTATATATGTTAATGAATGCATTTCTTTTTAACGCGGAAGTACTAAGAACTGGTATATTTTATATCTATTCAGTTATGTTTTATCTATTAGAAGAAAAAAACTCAAATCTAAATGATCATCACAAATATTAA
- a CDS encoding polysaccharide pyruvyl transferase family protein translates to MKRIGILSLQKVYNFGASLQLFALQLKLKEFKFKTEIIDLKKKDKKLQAFKNIFGSTGIIIYYIYNQLNTFRRYLINVFMFRDPFLKKLKSAKSKFDEFESSYLTYSKPICSLSKLNNRYNKIIVGSDQVLNPTLRYDNQPFLLESIDSNIEKYTYAASMGIPKIPDALVDRYNEALARFTSISVREIEGLTKLKDSKGNFVSQHIDPTFLFCKDEWISKLNLRLKECKPYILSYTLGNEAPESLKICKEINKQTGFEVIQIGRNYNDINISGITTQWGVGPQEFLELILNASYMVTNSFHGISFCINFGVPFTATLLKTNNRTSRIDNILSIFNLRNRKVQSFDDFTFTENIFQIDNEQIEIIRKEEEQKSLEYLKKIFL, encoded by the coding sequence ATGAAAAGAATTGGAATCTTATCACTACAAAAAGTATATAATTTTGGAGCATCATTACAGCTATTTGCATTACAATTAAAGTTAAAGGAGTTTAAGTTTAAAACAGAAATCATAGATTTAAAAAAGAAAGATAAAAAACTCCAGGCTTTCAAAAATATATTTGGTTCCACTGGCATAATTATTTACTATATATATAACCAATTAAACACATTTAGAAGATACTTAATAAATGTCTTCATGTTTAGAGATCCATTCTTAAAAAAACTTAAAAGTGCTAAATCAAAATTTGACGAATTCGAAAGTAGCTATCTAACCTATTCAAAACCGATTTGTTCATTATCAAAGTTAAATAACCGGTATAATAAAATAATTGTAGGTAGCGATCAGGTTCTTAATCCCACCTTGCGATATGATAATCAACCATTCTTGCTTGAGTCTATCGATAGTAACATTGAGAAATATACATATGCCGCGAGTATGGGAATTCCTAAGATTCCAGATGCGTTAGTAGATCGTTACAATGAGGCATTGGCAAGATTTACTTCTATTTCAGTTAGAGAAATTGAAGGTTTGACGAAATTGAAAGACAGCAAAGGTAACTTTGTATCACAACATATTGATCCAACTTTTCTTTTCTGCAAGGATGAATGGATTAGTAAATTAAATCTTAGGTTAAAAGAATGTAAACCATATATTTTAAGTTATACTCTTGGAAATGAAGCTCCTGAATCATTAAAAATTTGCAAAGAAATTAATAAGCAAACTGGTTTTGAGGTTATACAGATTGGAAGAAATTACAATGATATTAATATTAGTGGTATAACTACACAATGGGGAGTAGGTCCACAGGAATTTTTAGAATTAATATTAAATGCTTCATACATGGTTACTAATTCTTTCCACGGAATTTCTTTTTGTATCAATTTTGGAGTTCCTTTTACTGCTACTCTTTTAAAAACCAATAATCGGACAAGTCGCATAGATAACATACTTAGTATTTTTAATCTGAGAAATAGAAAAGTACAATCTTTTGATGATTTTACATTTACTGAAAATATATTTCAGATTGATAACGAGCAAATTGAAATTATAAGGAAAGAAGAAGAACAAAAATCCTTAGAGTATTTAAAAAAAATATTTTTATGA
- a CDS encoding acyltransferase — translation MNKLQLILRLNLYKTLKYSILFKNIILIGRGSRINLKKGAQIKFNAPNAKLSIGIKFSVPVPTVLDIHKNGLFLVGNNVSINRGCKIVIGKNAQFTIGNNSYINENTRIQCMKRVTIGNNCAIAWNCDILDTDEHAIYVNNKLINQNEDVILGDNVWIGAKSVLLKGSNISDNCIVGAQSLVTGTLDSNFIYVGSPCKKVKQFDRWENKLNII, via the coding sequence ATGAATAAATTACAACTCATACTCAGATTAAACCTCTATAAAACACTAAAATATTCAATCCTCTTTAAAAATATCATCTTAATTGGAAGAGGTAGTAGAATCAATTTAAAAAAAGGTGCACAAATAAAATTTAATGCACCGAACGCCAAGCTTTCAATAGGAATAAAATTTTCAGTCCCAGTTCCAACAGTACTTGATATTCATAAAAATGGATTGTTTTTAGTTGGAAATAATGTTTCTATTAATCGTGGATGTAAAATTGTAATTGGTAAAAATGCACAATTTACCATAGGTAATAACTCCTATATCAATGAAAATACAAGAATTCAGTGTATGAAAAGAGTTACGATTGGAAATAATTGTGCAATTGCATGGAACTGTGATATACTGGACACTGACGAACATGCCATATATGTTAACAATAAATTAATTAATCAAAATGAGGATGTTATTCTCGGAGATAATGTATGGATTGGAGCCAAAAGTGTATTGTTAAAAGGATCTAATATATCAGACAATTGTATAGTTGGAGCTCAATCTCTTGTTACAGGAACCCTCGATAGTAACTTTATTTATGTTGGAAGCCCTTGTAAAAAAGTAAAACAATTTGACAGATGGGAAAACAAATTAAATATAATTTGA
- a CDS encoding nitroreductase family protein, with protein MIITNIKKTNIGRFLVRIARSIIILYNFIYDGCKYLRYSNTNSFDKSKNSRIATIILSYHIIEKGLTMPKMKLGFGKERLIFLCQKCDVFIDLYGSDEPQVRHAIGVLVEYLKVHEELNFAIDDLVKKMINNLTSRLDQTPICKQKIVTKEAIQEISNLNFYDFAFSRSTLRNYQDKTVDISTINKVIELSQTVPSSCNRQPTKIHVYQDPQQIKDILSLQNGNRGFGEYVRNVMIVSTDLSGFKSKNERNMNYVDGGIYLMNLVYAFHYYQIGSCILNWGVDSKRNNQMHQIANIPSNEVIIAIVTFGYFPDNVLVPISLKKKASQVTFFHN; from the coding sequence ATGATCATCACAAATATTAAAAAGACCAACATCGGACGATTTCTCGTTCGGATTGCAAGAAGTATAATTATACTATATAACTTCATTTATGATGGCTGCAAATATTTAAGATATTCGAATACAAATAGCTTTGATAAAAGTAAAAATAGTCGGATTGCAACCATAATTTTATCTTATCATATTATTGAGAAGGGGCTTACCATGCCAAAAATGAAATTAGGCTTTGGCAAAGAGCGTCTCATATTTTTATGTCAAAAATGCGATGTTTTCATCGATCTATACGGTTCTGACGAACCTCAGGTTAGACATGCAATAGGTGTATTGGTTGAATATCTAAAAGTGCATGAGGAACTAAACTTTGCTATTGATGACCTAGTAAAAAAAATGATAAATAACCTCACAAGTAGATTAGATCAAACACCTATTTGCAAGCAGAAAATAGTAACTAAAGAAGCGATACAAGAAATTTCTAACTTAAATTTTTATGATTTTGCCTTTTCAAGATCAACACTTCGCAATTATCAAGACAAAACTGTAGATATTTCAACAATTAACAAAGTAATTGAACTCTCACAAACTGTTCCGTCATCTTGTAACAGGCAACCTACCAAGATTCATGTATATCAGGACCCACAACAAATAAAAGACATTCTTTCACTGCAAAATGGAAACAGGGGTTTTGGAGAATATGTAAGAAATGTAATGATAGTTTCTACAGATCTGAGTGGATTTAAATCTAAGAACGAAAGAAATATGAACTACGTGGATGGTGGAATATACCTAATGAATTTAGTGTATGCTTTTCATTACTATCAAATAGGTTCTTGTATTCTAAATTGGGGAGTAGACTCTAAAAGAAATAATCAAATGCATCAAATCGCGAATATTCCCTCAAACGAAGTTATAATTGCGATTGTAACCTTTGGTTATTTCCCTGATAACGTCTTAGTCCCAATTTCATTAAAGAAAAAAGCCAGCCAGGTAACTTTTTTTCACAACTAA